The bacterium genome includes a region encoding these proteins:
- a CDS encoding extracellular solute-binding protein has product MISLKFWKAASLKFIFSTLLFITTFVVSLPAVFAREKVELRLWNVPDKSIADPRFVARRRVFEEFCRKHPEIRVKVLSPLAVQEGPAYESNEFLAMAGGVAPDVLTPYVRKIPAYRQQKFCYPLNDYLTRYRKSTGKNFTGIAAPSAAWEPAIDGKSVIAIPQSFYALALKCDKACFARGALAGRAPKDWDELYRYARHMTIDPRKEPDSKPGDRRQYGLSMLTGFSAGWHFIDYVWSGGGEVVRSYYRKNDSLIPTPPPMADYNHLNITISDAATYYPRLQNADETLRKLGVPTGYSAYDLEWRMVTNEPKAMRAFYFYRKLIHQPWMRNGDHEFDITPAMFKSGKAIDPQTGKVFDLKDQAVRKRIYWGVTQAKDNQSGRLGGVNVSYAMEISTLSDADVLDQYKFFVAPIPSYKNEKHVAYVAGDYLAISAGIKAEDKLGRRNVNAIRDAAWKYIEFCTGSEAQRIIAQTLIGYGMGEYVRPSILKEIGYTDLLARQPATMRQLWKDIETNGRVEPYCPGWTNVQTRELNMPIETLINDTPDPNTGKFKYDPQKIMDESVRNVNTMILGKMPDSEVKRRSRIGWGIFAIMALALVWAANKVVKLAMSSQAKVNDNEGFGVGGNKERKRLYAWLFLIPAVGTILIWAYYPLMRGMIMAFQDYKILGGSSFVGLRNFIEAASEPKFWQYLLQTFQYMVMLVGLGFLAPIGLAILLTEIPKGKVLFRTIFYLPAVTTGVVTLFLWKWLIYDPTEYGIINSLILWFNTLPGPLAIFIKLAVLAIGIMITISLLLQSTATTNSKRERWLAGVLGGTLGVIIVGYLGSLLFTGGLHAVSTAFGSKFNFSIQSFLRDPSLAMLWLVIPVIWAGTGPGCLIYLAAMKGIPEEQYEAADLDGAGFWQKVINVMYPNLQALIIINLVGAVVGGFKESTNIFLMTGGGPQDVTMTTGLYIWYNAFMFLNFGLSTAMAWIMGAILLGFTLKQLQILNKIQFRNTSVEQEAKGAKG; this is encoded by the coding sequence ATGATCAGTCTTAAGTTCTGGAAAGCAGCCTCTCTGAAATTTATATTCTCCACATTGCTGTTCATCACAACTTTTGTTGTATCGCTGCCTGCTGTTTTTGCACGTGAAAAGGTGGAACTACGACTGTGGAACGTTCCAGACAAGTCTATTGCCGACCCTCGTTTCGTGGCGAGACGCAGAGTGTTTGAAGAGTTTTGCCGCAAACACCCGGAAATCAGAGTAAAAGTGCTTTCGCCTCTAGCGGTTCAAGAAGGCCCTGCATATGAAAGTAATGAGTTCCTTGCCATGGCAGGTGGAGTTGCACCAGATGTACTGACCCCATATGTGCGTAAAATCCCAGCCTATCGTCAGCAGAAATTCTGCTATCCATTGAACGATTACCTCACAAGATATCGCAAAAGCACAGGCAAAAATTTTACCGGTATTGCTGCCCCGAGTGCCGCCTGGGAACCGGCCATTGACGGCAAATCGGTAATTGCCATCCCGCAATCGTTTTATGCTCTTGCGCTCAAGTGTGACAAAGCCTGTTTTGCCAGAGGGGCACTGGCAGGCCGCGCTCCAAAAGACTGGGATGAACTCTATAGATATGCGCGCCATATGACAATCGATCCGAGAAAAGAACCTGACTCCAAACCAGGAGACCGCAGGCAATATGGGCTTTCAATGCTCACAGGGTTTTCTGCAGGATGGCACTTTATTGACTATGTATGGTCTGGCGGCGGGGAAGTGGTGCGCTCATACTATCGCAAAAATGATTCCCTTATACCTACGCCTCCACCTATGGCTGACTACAACCATTTGAATATAACAATATCGGATGCGGCAACATACTATCCAAGACTGCAAAACGCCGATGAAACCCTTCGTAAACTGGGTGTGCCGACAGGTTATTCGGCATATGATCTTGAATGGCGAATGGTTACAAACGAACCAAAAGCCATGCGAGCATTCTATTTCTACAGAAAGCTGATCCATCAGCCATGGATGCGCAATGGCGATCATGAGTTTGATATTACGCCGGCGATGTTCAAATCTGGCAAAGCTATAGACCCACAGACCGGCAAAGTATTTGACCTCAAAGACCAGGCTGTCCGTAAACGCATCTATTGGGGTGTCACTCAGGCAAAAGACAATCAGTCCGGCAGGCTCGGAGGAGTGAATGTCTCTTATGCGATGGAAATATCCACTCTCAGTGACGCTGATGTTCTCGATCAATACAAATTCTTTGTTGCGCCTATCCCTTCTTATAAAAATGAGAAGCATGTGGCATACGTTGCGGGCGATTATCTGGCTATAAGCGCGGGGATCAAAGCGGAAGACAAACTAGGCAGGCGCAATGTCAACGCTATCAGGGATGCCGCATGGAAATACATTGAGTTTTGCACAGGTTCCGAAGCGCAGCGCATTATAGCCCAAACGCTGATCGGCTATGGCATGGGTGAGTATGTACGTCCCTCCATCCTAAAAGAAATCGGATACACAGACCTGCTTGCTCGTCAACCGGCAACTATGCGACAGCTCTGGAAAGATATCGAGACAAACGGCAGAGTCGAGCCATACTGCCCCGGCTGGACCAATGTTCAAACGCGAGAGCTGAACATGCCGATCGAGACACTCATAAACGACACGCCCGATCCAAATACAGGCAAGTTCAAATACGATCCCCAGAAAATCATGGATGAGTCTGTACGCAATGTAAACACCATGATATTAGGCAAAATGCCGGATTCAGAGGTCAAGCGCCGGTCGAGGATCGGTTGGGGCATCTTTGCGATAATGGCCCTTGCGCTAGTGTGGGCTGCCAATAAAGTCGTCAAACTTGCAATGAGCAGTCAGGCCAAGGTCAATGACAATGAAGGCTTTGGTGTGGGCGGAAACAAAGAGCGCAAACGGCTTTACGCATGGCTTTTCCTGATACCCGCTGTCGGCACAATACTTATCTGGGCATATTATCCGCTTATGCGGGGAATGATAATGGCATTCCAGGACTATAAAATACTGGGCGGGTCCAGTTTTGTCGGTCTGAGAAACTTTATCGAAGCTGCAAGCGAGCCCAAGTTCTGGCAATACCTACTGCAGACATTCCAGTATATGGTGATGCTTGTCGGATTGGGCTTTTTGGCGCCAATCGGACTTGCAATACTGCTTACCGAAATACCAAAAGGCAAGGTGTTGTTCCGCACTATATTTTATCTGCCCGCTGTGACGACCGGAGTGGTCACACTCTTCCTCTGGAAATGGCTGATCTATGATCCTACGGAATATGGCATCATCAACAGCCTTATCCTTTGGTTTAACACACTGCCAGGTCCGCTCGCAATATTTATTAAACTCGCCGTGCTTGCAATCGGCATAATGATTACTATTTCACTACTCTTGCAGTCTACAGCCACAACAAACTCAAAACGGGAAAGATGGTTGGCTGGTGTGCTGGGGGGCACGCTGGGTGTCATCATTGTCGGCTACCTGGGCAGTCTCCTTTTTACGGGTGGACTGCACGCCGTTTCTACGGCTTTCGGCAGCAAATTCAATTTCAGTATACAGTCGTTCCTGAGAGACCCGAGCCTGGCTATGCTGTGGCTGGTGATCCCGGTCATATGGGCAGGAACAGGTCCCGGGTGTCTGATATACCTTGCCGCAATGAAAGGTATACCGGAAGAACAGTATGAAGCAGCAGACCTGGATGGAGCGGGTTTCTGGCAGAAAGTCATAAATGTCATGTATCCGAACCTGCAGGCTCTTATCATCATCAACCTCGTGGGAGCGGTCGTGGGAGGATTCAAGGAGTCTACCAACATCTTCTTGATGACCGGCGGCGGACCGCAGGATGTGACTATGACAACCGGCCTGTATATCTGGTATAACGCATTCATGTTCCTCAACTTTGGCTTGTCTACGGCCATGGCCTGGATTATGGGCGCGATACTGCTCGGGTTTACGCTGAAGCAGCTTCAGATTCTTAACAAAATCCAATTCCGAAACACATCTGTCGAACAAGAAGCAAAAGGCGCGAAGGGGTAA
- a CDS encoding HEPN domain-containing protein: MRKMSEACWAQARANYAAAVTLLDAGVYFASVFFAQQAAEQALRAATIQQEQKIPRGHNLIQMCNGLEAPLEVMNAAAELNPEFLATRSPEAVSGVPSQNYDRKSARLHLRCAQTIVDWIKESMY, translated from the coding sequence ATGAGAAAAATGTCGGAGGCTTGCTGGGCGCAGGCGCGTGCCAATTATGCAGCAGCCGTAACGCTTCTGGATGCTGGGGTTTATTTTGCCAGTGTGTTTTTTGCGCAGCAGGCTGCCGAGCAGGCTCTAAGGGCTGCCACAATTCAGCAGGAACAGAAAATTCCACGTGGTCATAATCTGATACAGATGTGCAATGGACTCGAAGCGCCACTGGAGGTTATGAATGCAGCCGCTGAACTGAACCCCGAGTTTCTTGCCACTCGCAGTCCTGAAGCAGTCTCAGGCGTGCCTTCTCAAAACTATGATCGCAAATCCGCACGTCTTCACCTACGCTGTGCTCAGACAATAGTTGACTGGATCAAAGAGTCGATGTATTGA
- a CDS encoding sugar transferase, whose translation MMNKVIDQDIDAECRVSSYEVDLSSIDTAPTSMLHKELQASSTAKRWADLLVAILFLFITAPLIFILSLVIRRDGGPALFRQQRIGRNGKLITVLKLRSMEVGAEEVIRRDERMREHYKSSFKLADDPRVTPIGKLLRITCIDELPQLINVILGDMSLVGPRPVLYEETLIYGDSRELILSVQPGMTGWWQIHRTEDTDYPERVRMEAWYVSHWSLLLDCKILLQTFPYIIKMVVKYLVNKEV comes from the coding sequence ATGATGAATAAAGTCATTGATCAGGATATAGATGCCGAGTGCAGAGTGTCTTCTTATGAAGTCGATCTCAGTTCCATTGATACAGCACCCACTTCAATGCTTCATAAAGAACTGCAGGCTAGCTCTACAGCAAAGCGCTGGGCTGATCTTTTAGTAGCGATTCTTTTTCTATTTATTACTGCCCCATTGATTTTCATCTTATCCCTTGTCATAAGACGTGACGGTGGGCCAGCGCTTTTCCGCCAGCAGCGAATAGGCCGTAATGGAAAGCTGATTACTGTTCTAAAGCTAAGATCAATGGAAGTTGGAGCCGAAGAGGTAATACGTAGAGATGAGCGAATGCGAGAGCACTATAAGTCTAGTTTCAAACTGGCCGATGACCCGCGCGTAACTCCGATTGGAAAACTGCTTAGAATAACATGCATTGATGAACTTCCACAGCTAATCAATGTCATACTTGGTGATATGAGCCTTGTTGGACCTAGACCCGTGTTATATGAGGAAACTTTGATATACGGTGATTCGAGAGAATTGATCCTGTCGGTGCAACCCGGCATGACCGGCTGGTGGCAAATTCATAGAACTGAAGATACGGATTATCCTGAACGAGTACGAATGGAGGCATGGTATGTCAGCCATTGGTCGTTGCTTCTCGATTGCAAAATCCTGCTGCAAACTTTTCCATATATCATAAAGATGGTCGTGAAGTACCTTGTTAATAAGGAGGTTTAG
- a CDS encoding O-antigen ligase family protein: protein MKQQTIDNVEIDSLPTLKKIDSGQTAGWILQIGLGILLGFSAIQQLHSKLPIDDVSFLLATMAVLVAAVPLPFIPRLNIPCSKIWNAFLIIGLVWYALFSVMSYIYFHRYTFFETADKPQAIATFTLSALPIALLIIILTRRTKHASAMPSWMFALLLFGIWGLPYNLQFGQLPIWILSFVIAYQAAFLARGVRVLLLAISIACLELLALSLSYYIAQPSFPRFGADSLAGPSTVGHYMLLIIGISVGSLIYASKKARFPAIIITGFFIVCLFLTQTRAALVGMLAGALFFILQQPRNSKIDRRIVISLVLVAIAVVLIVTMLTIARQPHEERGMMLVWAMREFAHSPLIGNGIGSWHSSYTEHLISAHLPLTEDHLHCHNIFGEILCNMGLVGLFIFVLVFYCCYKVFANARESLDNPAERNALIACAAGIFGFILSLAVDVIYWYQAVMPIIPALIGTWMGYMASKDSNSASYIVGTSNIKRYMFAITTVAGMALISILSAKSLPVNYQDYAKKLSHKWFVMGDAGELPFGDIQVRTINKSGKPIEGVTLTLHPYRKQCFSDKNGDCLFKHIRKIPVGQSNHLKLHCNGYKDQVTDFSQVEHGPTLLRITLEPLSKGQER from the coding sequence ATGAAACAGCAAACTATCGATAATGTTGAAATAGACTCACTGCCGACTTTGAAAAAAATTGATAGTGGGCAAACAGCGGGCTGGATTCTTCAAATTGGACTTGGCATCCTGCTTGGATTCTCTGCAATACAACAACTGCATAGCAAATTGCCAATCGATGACGTCTCTTTCCTTCTTGCGACGATGGCAGTGCTGGTGGCTGCAGTTCCCCTGCCATTCATTCCGAGACTGAATATACCATGCAGCAAAATTTGGAATGCTTTTCTAATCATTGGACTGGTTTGGTATGCCTTATTCTCGGTGATGAGTTATATATATTTTCATAGGTATACATTTTTTGAGACAGCCGACAAGCCACAGGCAATTGCGACATTCACACTATCTGCATTGCCCATTGCACTCTTAATAATCATCCTCACCCGGCGAACCAAACATGCCTCGGCAATGCCCTCGTGGATGTTTGCGCTATTGCTATTTGGTATTTGGGGTCTACCATATAATTTACAATTCGGCCAGCTCCCTATCTGGATACTCAGCTTTGTCATTGCTTATCAGGCAGCTTTTCTCGCTCGTGGAGTACGAGTCCTGCTGCTAGCAATATCAATTGCATGCCTGGAATTGCTGGCTCTCAGCTTAAGTTATTATATAGCTCAACCATCTTTTCCACGGTTCGGCGCAGACTCTCTTGCAGGTCCCAGCACTGTCGGGCATTACATGCTTCTAATTATAGGCATATCTGTTGGTTCACTGATTTATGCTTCCAAGAAAGCTCGCTTCCCGGCAATCATCATTACGGGATTTTTTATTGTATGCCTGTTTCTAACTCAAACCCGTGCAGCTCTTGTTGGGATGCTTGCTGGAGCACTCTTTTTTATATTACAACAGCCGCGCAACAGCAAGATAGACCGTCGAATAGTTATTAGCCTGGTGCTTGTCGCTATTGCTGTGGTTCTTATTGTAACTATGCTTACAATAGCTCGCCAGCCACATGAAGAGCGTGGAATGATGCTTGTCTGGGCAATGCGAGAATTTGCGCACAGTCCATTGATCGGAAATGGCATAGGCTCCTGGCACTCATCATACACTGAGCATCTTATTAGTGCACATCTGCCTCTGACTGAAGATCACCTTCATTGCCACAACATTTTCGGCGAAATACTGTGCAATATGGGCCTTGTCGGCTTGTTTATTTTCGTACTAGTTTTCTATTGTTGCTATAAAGTGTTTGCCAATGCGCGAGAATCTTTGGATAACCCGGCTGAACGCAATGCTCTGATCGCCTGTGCAGCAGGAATTTTTGGATTTATATTATCGCTTGCGGTTGATGTAATTTATTGGTATCAAGCTGTCATGCCGATTATTCCAGCGCTGATAGGCACTTGGATGGGCTATATGGCTTCAAAAGACAGCAACTCAGCATCATATATCGTTGGAACGAGTAATATCAAAAGATATATGTTTGCCATAACAACGGTGGCAGGAATGGCGCTGATTTCGATTTTATCAGCTAAATCTCTGCCGGTGAATTATCAAGATTATGCAAAAAAACTGAGTCACAAGTGGTTTGTGATGGGTGATGCCGGCGAACTGCCTTTTGGCGATATCCAGGTCCGGACAATAAATAAATCGGGGAAACCCATTGAAGGAGTAACGTTAACTCTTCATCCATATAGGAAGCAATGTTTCTCCGACAAAAATGGTGATTGTCTGTTCAAGCATATACGAAAAATACCGGTGGGGCAAAGCAATCATCTGAAACTCCATTGCAATGGCTACAAAGATCAAGTAACCGATTTTTCACAGGTGGAGCACGGTCCAACATTACTTAGAATCACACTCGAACCTTTGAGCAAAGGACAAGAAAGATGA
- a CDS encoding glycosyltransferase, with product MFTSIADMDCLPKSWKSWDIHTSSLQRFSLAHRNHRLFLPLMALYFEQLDLSEYDLVISSSHCAAKSVICGPNTVHVCYCHSPLRYAWTTDPASFYSKRTNRLSKSIMAAAMHWARLWDYCSAARVDCFIANSNTTKDRIKKYYRREADVVYPGVDIFRFQISDDIGDYYLVLSRLVPYKKIDLAINAANKLKRRLIIIGSGPDERLLRKIAGPTIEFRGNQPDYEVANTLSHCRALLFPGEEDFGLTPVEAQACGRPVVAYGRGGATETVIDGITGLLFKEPTVDSLCESIVQLESMTLNPTRARKNAEHFSIEAFKQSFCSTLNERLPAWISGHIPPPAAPARTDEVIYETANYR from the coding sequence GTGTTCACAAGCATCGCAGATATGGATTGCCTGCCTAAATCATGGAAAAGCTGGGACATCCACACGTCAAGCCTGCAACGTTTTTCACTAGCCCACAGGAACCATCGGCTATTCCTGCCATTGATGGCACTTTACTTTGAGCAACTCGATTTATCGGAATATGATCTTGTCATAAGCAGTAGCCATTGCGCAGCAAAATCGGTGATTTGCGGGCCTAATACTGTTCATGTGTGCTATTGTCATTCTCCACTGCGATATGCCTGGACCACTGATCCAGCTTCTTTCTACTCAAAGAGAACCAATCGCTTAAGTAAGTCCATTATGGCTGCCGCAATGCATTGGGCAAGGCTATGGGATTACTGCAGCGCGGCCAGAGTGGATTGCTTTATAGCAAACTCAAATACCACCAAGGATCGAATAAAGAAATATTACAGGCGTGAAGCAGATGTTGTATATCCCGGTGTGGACATTTTTCGCTTTCAGATTAGTGATGACATTGGTGACTATTATCTTGTGCTTTCAAGGTTGGTTCCGTACAAGAAAATTGATCTAGCCATAAATGCTGCTAATAAGCTAAAACGTCGACTGATCATTATAGGCAGCGGTCCTGATGAAAGATTGCTGAGAAAAATCGCAGGCCCAACCATCGAATTTCGAGGAAACCAGCCTGATTATGAAGTCGCAAATACTTTATCTCACTGTAGAGCGCTTCTTTTCCCAGGAGAAGAGGACTTTGGCCTGACTCCTGTGGAGGCTCAAGCATGTGGCAGACCGGTAGTGGCGTATGGCCGTGGAGGTGCCACTGAGACGGTAATCGACGGAATTACAGGCCTGCTTTTCAAAGAACCGACAGTCGATTCACTCTGCGAATCCATCGTTCAACTAGAATCAATGACCTTGAATCCAACTCGAGCACGTAAGAATGCTGAACATTTCTCAATTGAGGCTTTCAAACAATCATTTTGTTCAACCCTAAACGAAAGATTACCCGCTTGGATTTCAGGACATATTCCACCGCCTGCTGCTCCAGCTAGAACAGATGAGGTCATTTATGAAACAGCAAACTATCGATAA
- a CDS encoding radical SAM protein, with amino-acid sequence MSKSGVALGYIGKIIRREREFRECRLKQALLDVTFKCNLRCQMCGVWCDENPRWKNELGEDEWLRVIDELADYGCERIYLSGGEPTILPGFGRMIKHANLRGMTVSFNSNGTRLGEWAHEICSYADMVYISIDAPDERHDVIRGVKGTFERAVNGIRQLLDYKRENSCSRPRIHISTVLTQTNADCIPDMVEFTDRLGADILSLHYVCASPTWAVEQSLLDGECVSSERFAVLDDEKLYVDADGLRAIREGLNNIPETKNVWVLADPVRSLPDESFETGIFPIKRCVNISNVLMVMPDGATTICPHLAEFSMGNVHDHSIRDIWESDTRRRLKNHLKKHLFPVCSNCSYFSCTLTLDQLFRIALHRRLPNPSVQRTFDHQKKAKV; translated from the coding sequence TTGAGCAAGAGCGGGGTAGCCTTAGGTTATATAGGAAAGATTATACGCAGGGAGCGAGAGTTCCGGGAATGCCGGCTCAAGCAAGCGCTTCTTGATGTCACTTTCAAATGCAACTTGCGCTGCCAAATGTGTGGTGTATGGTGTGACGAAAATCCAAGATGGAAAAATGAGCTCGGTGAAGACGAATGGCTGAGAGTTATCGATGAACTTGCGGATTACGGATGCGAACGCATATATCTAAGCGGTGGTGAACCGACAATACTACCCGGCTTTGGCAGAATGATCAAACACGCCAATCTCAGAGGTATGACTGTATCATTCAACAGCAATGGCACTAGACTTGGCGAATGGGCACATGAAATATGCTCATACGCCGATATGGTGTATATCTCAATAGATGCACCCGACGAGCGACACGATGTAATCCGGGGAGTTAAAGGAACATTTGAAAGAGCCGTAAACGGTATTCGCCAATTACTGGATTATAAGCGGGAAAACAGCTGTTCGAGGCCTCGTATTCATATTAGCACGGTATTGACTCAAACCAATGCTGATTGCATTCCCGATATGGTCGAGTTTACTGACCGACTGGGTGCCGACATTCTGTCACTGCACTATGTGTGCGCCTCACCGACGTGGGCTGTCGAACAATCGCTATTGGATGGTGAATGCGTTTCTTCAGAGAGATTTGCTGTTCTGGATGATGAGAAACTTTATGTCGATGCCGATGGCCTTAGGGCTATTCGAGAGGGTTTGAATAATATACCTGAAACAAAGAACGTTTGGGTGCTGGCTGATCCAGTGAGGAGTCTGCCAGACGAGTCTTTTGAGACCGGCATATTTCCGATCAAGCGATGCGTAAATATATCCAATGTCCTAATGGTGATGCCGGACGGTGCAACAACTATATGTCCGCACCTTGCCGAGTTCTCCATGGGTAATGTTCATGACCACAGTATTCGCGACATCTGGGAATCAGATACTCGCAGGCGACTCAAGAATCATTTAAAAAAGCACCTGTTCCCGGTCTGCAGTAATTGTTCGTATTTTAGCTGCACGCTTACTCTAGATCAACTTTTTCGAATCGCACTGCATCGCCGTTTGCCAAATCCAAGTGTCCAGCGGACATTCGACCATCAAAAGAAGGCAAAAGTATGA
- a CDS encoding glycosyltransferase family 4 protein, with protein sequence MKIGIDALTLVPGNTGGVETYINNLIKNIATIDTQYEYLVFALPQAADALSFGHKNIQVNVCRMSAIKGLNTCLRVLYQQLVLPGKIKRLDIDVMIFTSNIGCLRCPCPSLLIIHDLIRHYCAANLPGQIGYVREKILPALIGASARAVTRIAAISEFTKQDIINRLAIPAEKIEVVHNGVDENLRGTASNCNGKNILSKIKQPYILFVGYHHPHKNLVRLVQAFVMMKDRTRISHALIIAGRKEAGTQALMREVHSHNRRDIFVLGAVSSDELLELYKGASLFVLPSLIEGFGLPLLEAMSFGVPIAASNAGSIPEVVGDAAVLFDPEDVNSMANTVEMALLDRKLSQHLVKKGYARVRETGSFSWHAAAKKILALAEEISEQPSVGFTLVH encoded by the coding sequence ATGAAAATTGGTATAGATGCGCTCACCCTTGTCCCCGGAAATACGGGAGGCGTGGAAACATACATCAACAATCTCATCAAGAACATCGCAACTATTGATACGCAATATGAATATCTGGTTTTCGCGCTTCCGCAGGCTGCCGATGCCTTAAGTTTCGGCCATAAAAATATACAGGTGAATGTATGCCGGATGTCAGCTATTAAAGGTCTTAACACCTGTCTGCGTGTTTTATATCAGCAGCTTGTTCTTCCCGGCAAGATCAAGCGCCTTGACATTGATGTAATGATCTTCACTTCTAATATTGGATGTTTGCGATGTCCGTGCCCGAGTTTGCTTATTATTCATGATCTTATTCGGCATTATTGTGCAGCGAATCTGCCGGGACAGATAGGATACGTCAGAGAGAAAATTCTTCCTGCCCTTATCGGTGCATCAGCCAGGGCTGTTACGAGAATTGCAGCGATTTCAGAGTTTACGAAGCAGGATATTATAAATCGCCTCGCCATACCTGCTGAAAAAATAGAAGTCGTCCATAATGGTGTCGATGAAAACTTGAGAGGGACTGCCAGTAATTGCAACGGCAAGAATATACTAAGCAAAATTAAGCAGCCTTATATCTTATTTGTCGGATATCATCATCCGCATAAAAATCTTGTGAGACTCGTTCAGGCATTTGTAATGATGAAAGACAGAACTCGAATCAGCCATGCATTGATAATTGCTGGGAGAAAGGAAGCCGGAACGCAGGCCTTAATGCGAGAAGTCCATTCGCATAATCGAAGGGACATATTCGTGCTGGGTGCAGTAAGTTCGGATGAGCTGTTGGAGCTTTATAAGGGAGCCTCATTATTTGTATTGCCGTCACTGATTGAAGGATTCGGGCTGCCTTTGCTTGAGGCTATGAGTTTTGGAGTTCCTATAGCTGCCTCGAATGCAGGCTCAATTCCGGAGGTTGTGGGAGATGCGGCCGTATTATTTGATCCTGAAGACGTGAATTCAATGGCGAACACAGTAGAAATGGCACTTCTGGATCGCAAACTCAGCCAGCATTTAGTCAAAAAAGGTTATGCAAGAGTCAGAGAAACCGGTTCTTTTTCCTGGCACGCAGCAGCAAAAAAAATTTTAGCTTTGGCTGAAGAAATCAGCGAGCAACCCTCTGTTGGATTTACACTAGTTCACTAA